The Panicum hallii strain FIL2 chromosome 9, PHallii_v3.1, whole genome shotgun sequence genome has a window encoding:
- the LOC112877998 gene encoding NADH dehydrogenase [ubiquinone] 1 alpha subcomplex subunit 13-B — protein MTEAWVRNKPGMASVKEMPLVQDGPPPGGFAPVRYARRIPTSGPSATAIFLTAFGAFAYGMYQVGQGNKVRRALKEEKIAARSAILPMLQAEEDERFVKEWKKYLEEEARIMKDVPGWKVGESVYNSGKWMPPATGELRPEVW, from the exons ATGACGGAGGCCTGGGTGCGGAACAAGCCGGGGATGGCCAGCGTCAAGGAGATGCCGCTGGTGCAGGACGGCCCGCCGCCGGGCGGGTTCGCGCCCGTGCGCTACGCGCGCCGGATCCCCACCTCGGggcccagcgccaccgccatctTCCTCACCGCCTTCGGCGCCTTCGCGTACGGCATGTACCAGGTCGGCCAGGGGAACAAGGTCCGCCG TGCACTCAAAGAAGAGAAGATTGCTGCCCGTAGTGCTATACTGCCGATGCTCCAAGCTGAAGAGGATGAAAG ATTTGTCAAAGAGTGGAAGAAGTATCTTGAGGAGGAGGCCAGGATCATGAAAGATGTTCCAGGATGGAAGGTTGGCGAGAGCGTGTACAACTCTGGGAAATGGATGCCTCCAGCTACTGGTGAACTCCGCCCTGAGGTTTGGTAA
- the LOC112873490 gene encoding uncharacterized protein LOC112873490 — translation MEAPDEEAGLGLPEGERLLEVTLISAQGLKPPSGLRRRLQAYAVAWVDAGHKLQTRPDAAGGLDPAWHARLLFRVREASLADDSRAAVSVEIYAAAAGSWHLGRDSLVGSARFLLGDHRLLSRPVGSPSMFAVGVRRPSGRVHGLLNVAASLVAVPPSPAACHALHLSPAVSLSGLSVAPNPSRVLRVLNRAHPTPPPSPKLLTPKKQQMVVKPNNKVADDGSDEEGGEEEARGMGGVMFCGPCVLPYPRKIHTSPSDENLQAFARIFSGGLRHCRTEPSLPRSPCKEPFWFTQKGVE, via the exons atggagGCGCCGGACGAGGAGGCTGGGTTGGGGTTACCCGAGGGCGAGCGGCTGCTGGAGGTGACCCTCATCTCCGCGCAGGGGCTCAAGCCGCCCTccggcctgcggcggcggctgcaggcgtaCGCCGTGGCCTGGGTGGACGCCGGGCACAAGCTCCAGACCCGGCCCGACGCAGCGGGCGGGCTCGAcccggcgtggcacgcgcggcTCCTCTTCCGCGTGCGCGAGGCCTCGCTCGCCGACGACTCCCGCGCCGCCGTCTCCGTCGAGATCTACGCGGCCGCCGCGGGGTCCTGGCACCTCGGGAGGGACTCGCTCGTGGGCTCCGCGCGATTCCTGCTCGGCGACCACCGCCTCCTATCCCGCCCCGTCGGCTCCCCCTCCATGTTCGCTGTCGGCGTGCGCCGCCCCTCCGGCAGGGTCCACGGCCTCCTCAACGTGGCCGCAAGCCTCGTCGCGGTACCGCCGTCCCCGGCCGCCTGCCACGCCCTCCACCTCTCGCCCGCCGTCTCCCTCAGCGGCCTCTCGGTGGCGCCCAACCCGAGCCGCGTGCTCCGCGTCCTCAACCGCGCGCACCCCACGCCTCCACCGTCCCCGAAGCTGCTTACGCCCAAGAAGCAGCAGATGGTGGTCAAGCCGAACAACAAGGTCGCGGACGATGGCAGCGATGAGGAGGGGGGCGAGGAAGAGGCGAGGGGGATGGGCGGGGTGATGTTCTGCGGACCTTGCGTCTTACCGTATCCAAGAAAGATACACACAAGCCCCTCAGACGAGAACCTGCAGGCCTTCGCTCGCATCTTCTCTGGCGGGCTCAGGCATTGCCGAACGGAGCCCTCATTGCCAAGGAGCCCGTGCAA GGAGCCTTTTTGGTTTACTCAGAAAGGGGTAGAATAA
- the LOC112874250 gene encoding probable protein phosphatase 2C BIPP2C1, with product MDEVPATAAVLDFRPGSSPPRDSAVPRRDTGGAEEVPGVPGFQDKGAVATELTGSKSAVSESQAVSGDISGGPAGGDAGGVDVFCSENGAELESAEPGVLDVRLGAPVVGHHGRKLDGMGFGSDEAGEVEGISLVEVSPSDASSSLDATRSIGGYSLVDGSLPEARGAQGCEQEVQDVPTGTSTAVGFPNGDLSSGFGIKQSDDVDGRNGLAGGELELSTDGDDAKQATELAGILCNERVEGMEANLEEREASNGSTDRVDRMETSLDDSEASDGSTTQDSDTDVETESSGSSIEELDTGYGAHIPQLDQAICKVARENNTSGTKSSDRMTSVPESTLVLASGAAMLPHPSKVSTGGEDAYFIACDGWFGVADGVGQWSFEGINAGLYARELMDSCEKIITETQGAPGMRTEEVLAKAADEARSPGSSTVLVAHFDGQVLNASNIGDSGFLVIRNGEVYQKSKPMTYGFNFPLQIEKGDDPLKLVQKYAIDLQEGDVIVTATDGLFDNVYEEEVAGTVSKSLEADLKPTEIAELLVARAKEVGRRGFGSSPFSDAALAAGYLGYSGGKLDDVTVVVSIVRKSEV from the exons ATGGATGAGgtccctgccaccgccgccgtcctcgacTTCCGACCCGGTTCATCTCCCCCACGCGACTCCGCCGTTCCGCGCCGCGACACCG GCGgtgcagaggaggtgccaggaGTTCCGGGTTTTCAGGACAAAGGCGCCGTTGCAACGGAGTTGACGGGGTCAAAATCGGCCGTTTCCGAGAGCCAGGCTGTGAGTGGTGATATTTCCGGAGGTCCTGCCGGCGGTGATGCCGGAGGCGTGGATGTTTTCTGCTCAGAGAATGGCGCCGAGCTTGAATCGGCGGAACCGGGTGTTCTGGACGTCAGATTAGGGGCTCCAGTGGTGGGACACCATGGCAGGAAGTTGGATGGTATGGGTTTCGGCTCTGATGAAGCTGGTGAAGTGGAGGGGATTTCACTGGTTGAGGTGTCCCCATCAGATGCCAGTTCAAGTCTGGATGCCACTAGGTCGATTGGTGGCTACTCCCTCGTGGATGGGTCTCTGCCAGAGGCCAGAGGTGCCCAAGGATGTGAACAAGAGGTGCAGGACGTACCAACAGGGACCTCTACTGCTGTGGGCTTCCCCAATGGGGATTTGAGTTCTGGATTCGGAATTAAGCAGAGTGATGATGTGGATGGTAGAAATGGCCTTGCCGGAGGGGAATTAGAATTGTCTACTGATGGTGACGATGCCAAGCAGGCCACAGAGCTGGCTGGTATCTTGTGTAACGAAAGAGTGGAGGGGATGGAGGCTAATTTGGAGGAACGTGAGGCCTCAAATGGTTCCACAGACCGAGTGGACAGGATGGAGACGAGTTTGGATGACTCTGAGGCTTCGGACGGCTCAACCACGCAGGATTCTGATACAGATGTCGAGACAGAGTCGAGTGGTTCTAGTATAGAGGAACTAGACACAGGATATGGAGCCCACATCCCTCAACTG GATCAAGCAATCTGCAAGGTGGCCAGAGAAAACAACACGTCAGGAACGAAGAGCTCTGATAG GATGACTTCAGTACCTGAATCAACACTTGTTCTGGCTTCAGGTGCAGCAATGCTACCACATCCTTCAAAG GTATCAACTGGTGGTGAAGATGCATATTTTATAGCTTGTGACGGCTGGTTTGGTGTAGCTGATGGAGTTGGTCAGTGGTCATTTGAAG GGATCAATGCTGGACTCTATGCGAGAGAATTAATGGATAGTTGCGAAAAGATCATAACAGAGACCCAAGGAGCTCCAGGGATGAGAACTGAGGAAGTTCTCGCAAAGGCTGCAGATGAGGCACGGTCCCCTGGTTCTTCCACTGTTTTAGTTGCTCACTTTGATGGTCAG GTCCTTAATGCATCAAATATCGGAGATTCTGGATTTCTTGTCATAAGGAATGGGGAGGTCTAccaaaaatcaaaaccaatgactTATGGTTTCAATTTCCCATTGCAAATTGAAAAGGGTGATGACCCTTTAAAACTTGTGCAG AAATATGCCATCGATCTACAAGAAGGTGATGTCATTGTAACAGCAACAGATGGTCTTTTCGATAATGTCTATGAGGAAGAAGTAGCAGGGACTGTCTCCAAATCATTAGAAGCCGATCTCAAGCCCACG GAGATCGCCGAACTCCTGGTTGCTAGAGCGAAGGAGGTGGGGCGGCGTGGATTTGGAAGTAGCCCATTTTCAGACGCCGCTCTCGCAGCTGGGTACCTTGGTTACTCTGGGGGCAAGCTGGATGATGTAACAGTCGTTGTATCTATTGTTCGGAAATCTGAAGTCTAA
- the LOC112874251 gene encoding non-specific lipid-transfer protein-like protein At2g13820, which translates to MAAAKTTAMARSPCLLALTVAALLAAFAARVDGATGTAAPAPAPSADCTDALLSLAGCLSYVQEGSTVATPDPTCCSGLRDVVRGEVACLCQLFQGGQNLGISLNMTKALQLPAVCKVKTPPVSKCHVSVPGVPTASPVPAPSAGAPFFSQSPSSPAPSGSPAAEGTGIASSTPAPSPARSGAASLSAASAHSLFTAVAAAATLLGYRVL; encoded by the exons ATGGCAGCGGCTAAGACGACGGCCATGGCGCGGTCGCCATGCCTGCTGGCCCTCACGGTCGCGGCGCTCTTAGCCGCCTTCGCCGCGCGCGTCGACGGCGCCACGGGCACGgcggccccggcgccggcgccgtcggcGGACTGCACGGACGCGCTGCTGAGCCTGGCGGGGTGCCTGAGCTACGTGCAGGAGGGGAGCACGGTGGCGACGCCCGACCCGACCTGCTGCTCGGGGCTCCGGGACGTGGTGCGCGGCGAGGTGGCCTGCCTCTGCCAGCTGTTCCAGGGCGGCCAGAACCTCGGCATCTCGCTCAACATGACCAAGGCACTGCAGCTGCCCGCCGTCTGCAAGGTCAAGACGCCGCCAGTCAGCAAGTGCCACG TTTCTGTTCCTGGTGTTCCCACAGCGTCTCCGG TTCCCGCACCATCTGCCGGGGCCCCGTTCTTCAGCCAGTCGCCGTCGTCGCCAGCTCCTTCGGGATCACCGGCAGCTGAAGGAACTGGGATCGCCTCCAGCACTCCAGCTCCCTCCCCGGCGCGTTCTGGCGCGGCCAGCCTCTCGGCAGCATCAGCACATAGCTTATTCACCGCAGTAGCTGCTGCCGCGACTCTGCTCGGGTACCGTGTCTTGTGA